A genome region from Brassica oleracea var. oleracea cultivar TO1000 chromosome C2, BOL, whole genome shotgun sequence includes the following:
- the LOC106325076 gene encoding 40S ribosomal protein S11-3, whose product MAEQTEKAFLKQPKVFLSSKKSGKGKRPGKGGNRFWKNIGLGFKTPRDAIDGTYIDRKCPFTGTVSVRGRILAGTCHSAKMQRTIVVRRNYLHFVKKYQRYEKRHSNIPAHVSPCFRVKEGDHVIIGQCRPLSKTVRFNVLKVIPAGASAFAKKAFTGM is encoded by the exons ATGGCTGAGCAG ACTGAGAAAGCTTTCCTTAAGCAACCCAAGGTCTTCCTTAG CTCGAAGAAGTCAGGGAAAGGAAAGAGACCTGGTAAAGGCGGAAACCGTTTCTGGAAGAACATTGGTTTGGGTTTCAAGACTCCTCGTGACGCCATTGATG GAACTTACATTGACAGGAAATGCCCATTCACTGGAACTGTCTCAGTAAGAGGACGTATCTTAGCTGGTACTTGCCACAGTGCCAAGATGCAGAGAACCATCGTCGTTCGTAGGAACTATCTCCATTTCGTCAAGAAGTATCAAAG ATATGAGAAGAGACACTCCAACATCCCTGCTCATGTCTCGCCTTGCTTCCGTGTCAAGGAAGGTGATCATGTCATCATTGGCCAATGCAGGCCGTTGTCAAAGACGGTGAGGTTCAATGTCCTGAAGGTTATCCCAGCAGGTGCATCTGCCTTTGCAAAGAAGGCATTCACTGGAATGTAA
- the LOC106325269 gene encoding pectin acetylesterase 9-like, with protein MKTPRLYLTAAMVLLVCVASSLLPLVSSDPGRRVSMTLVRGAAALGAFCLDGSLPAYHLDRGFGAGSNNWLLQFEGGGWCNDIASCVDRSKTRRGSTRFMSKTAVFTGILSNNASLNPDFYNWNKVRLRYCDGASFAGDTQFRNGTSVLYFRGQRIWKAIILDLLPKGLGKARKALLTGCSAGGLSTFLHCDNFKNYLPKTANVKCMSDAGFFLDAIDVAANRTMRSFYTKLVSLQGIQKNLDSNCTRVFYPEQSLCFFPQYALRFIRTPMFILNSAYDVFQFHHGLVPSSADLTGRWKRCKLNVTACNPHQLDVLQGFRTDMLGALMNFFRNSTRGGMFINSCFDHCQSALQETWLSPTSPRIHNKTIARTVGDWYFGRRNGAKEIGCPYPCDKTCHNLIPASVTSDSLVNLDI; from the exons ATGAAGACGCCGCGGCTTTATCTAACGGCGGCGATGGTTCTTCTCGTCTGTGTGGCCTCATCTCTGCTGCCGCTTGTTTCAAGCGACCCAGGGCGGCGAGTCAGCATGACACTGGTTCGAGGGGCCGCTGCTCTTGGTGCTT TTTGCTTGGACGGTAGCTTACCGGCTTATCACTTGGATAGAGGCTTCGGTGCTGGATCAAACAATTGGCTTTTGCAGTTTGAG GGAGGAGGTTGGTGCAATGATATAGCATCATGCGTGGATAGATCAAAGACCCGTCGAGGCTCAACACGTTTTATGAGCAAAACCGCCGTCTTCACTGGAATCTTGAGCAATAACGCCTCTTTAAATCCAG ATTTTTACAACTGGAACAAAGTCAGGCTAAGGTATTGCGATGGAGCTTCGTTTGCGGGAGATACACAGTTTCGCAACGGG ACGTCAGTGCTTTATTTCAGAGGACAACGTATATGGAAGGCAATCATTCTTGACCTTCTACCCAAAGGTTTAGGAAAAGCCCGCAAG GCTCTTCTGACCGGTTGTTCAGCTGGTGGTTTGTCGACGTTTTTGCATTGCGACAACTTCAAGAACTATCTTCCAAAAACCGCAAACGTGAAGTGCATGAGCGACGCTGGATTCTTTCTTGACGC AATCGATGTAGCAGCAAACCGGACAATGAGATCTTTCTACACTAAGCTTGTGTCTCTACAG GGTATACAAAAGAACCTTGATTCAAACTGCACACGAGTGTTCTATCCCGAACAATCTCTG TGCTTTTTCCCGCAATATGCATTGAGATTCATTAGAACACCAATGTTCATCTTAAACTCAGCCTACGATGTCTTCCAG TTCCATCATGGGCTTGTACCATCTTCTGCTGACTTAACTGGGCGTTGGAAGCGCTGCAAGCTTAATGTGACGGCATGTAATCCGCACCAGCTCGATGTACTCCAAG GATTTAGGACAGACATGTTGGGAGCATTAATGAATTTCTTCAGAAATTCTACTAGAGGAGGGATGTTTATAAACTCATGCTTCGATCATTGCCAGAGTGCTTTACAGGAAACTTGGCTATCTCCCACTTCACCAAGGATCCATAATAAG ACAATTGCTAGGACGGTCGGAGATTGGTATTTCGGGAGACGAAATGGAGCAAAAGAAATAGGTTGTCCATATCCATGTGATAAAACATGTCATAATCTCATTCCAGCTTCTGTTACATCAGATTCTTTGGTAAATTTGGACATTTAA
- the LOC106324526 gene encoding nucleolin 2-like: protein MKIQALTTQLLDLRQRRTQMMMEHWRGARRGALTATPDRLCFFQNVGQVVRVRLVVDNRGVFMGDAFVEFASTDQANKALKEKKCDKFNNWRKIVLGVADKGEGAPFFPPKYCIDHKVWYLEDEEDYLQQEVEEDEDYLQQEKMRHLPILRYYYAFVEFVSPERANLALKKKNGEYLHDHEILLMKRLEVDTPHSAETVVTVRDKTLFVDHLSKQTKISDIINFFKDVGEVVHVRLMVGKGTGLMGSGYVEFASAAEAEKAMEKKNGKYLNRRKLYLSFVKEPSRFKYCIDYKVWFEDYVQRENLLLQENASMEGLDETPDFVEEVSSSKKTLFADISHKKILRFNIPNIISYFEDVGEVASVRLIVDRRGISSGCCCVEFATCTESNKAMRINQHVKGIFVKMLEIAPYPFRPKYNLTDLAENLWYEDELRREGFGLPTRPKPEKEPCVVRKITFCGQRITFSDED, encoded by the exons ATGAAGATTCAGGCGCTCACGACACAGCTGCTGGACCTGAGGCAGCGGAGGACTCAGATGATGATGGAGCATTGGAGAGGCGCTCGAAGAGGCGCACTGACCGCAACGCCTGATCG CCTCTGTTTCTTCCAAAACGTTGGACAAGTTGTTCGTGTTCGACTTGTCGTCGACAACCGGGGTGTTTTCATGGGCGATGCCTTTGTTGAGTTTGCTTCTACCGACCAAGCAAACAAG GCACTGAAAGAAAAGAAGTGTGATAAGTTTAATAACTGGCGCAAAATTGTTCTTGGTGTGGCTGATAAGGGAGAGGGAGCTCCATTCTTTCCACCCAA GTATTGCATAGATCACAAAGTTTG GTACCTCGAAGATGAAGAAGACTACCTTCAACAAGAAGTAGAGGAAGATGAGGACTACCTTCAACAAGAA AAGATGAGACACCTCCCAATACTGAGGTACTATTATGCCTTTGTTGAGTTTGTTTCTCCTGAACGAGCTAATTTG GCGCTGAAAAAGAAGAATGGTGAATACTTGCACGATCATGAGATTTTGTTGATGAAAAGACTTGAGGTGGACACTCCCCATTCTGCTGAG ACAGTTGTCACTGTAAGAGATAAGACGCTCTTTGTTGACCATCTCTCTAAGCAAACTAAAATATCAGATAT CATCAATTTCTTTAAAGATGTTGGAGAAGTTGTTCATGTTCGTCTTATGGTAGGCAAAGGTACCGGTCTGATGGGGTCTGGCTACGTTGAGTTTGCTTCTGCTGCCGAAGCTGAGAAG GCGATGGAGAAGAAGAACGGCAAATATTTAAACAGACGCAAGCTTTATTTATCTTTCGTTAAGGAGCCTTCACGATTCAA GTATTGCATAGATTACAAGGTTTG GTTCGAAGACTATGTTCAGCGAGAAAACCTTCTGCTACAAGAAAATGCATCAATGGAAGGACTTGATGAAACTCCAGACTTTGTTGAG GAAGTTTCATCGAGTAAGAAGACTCTCTTTGCCGATATCTCCCATAAAAAAATCCTGCGTTTTAACATACCAAATAT CATCAGTTACTTCGAAGATGTTGGAGAAGTTGCTAGTGTTAGACTTATTGTAGACCGCCGGGGCATATCTTCGGGCTGTTGCTGTGTTGAGTTTGCTACTTGTACCGAATCAAATAAG GCTATGCGAATTAACCAGCATGTTAAGGGGATTTTTGTCAAGATGCTTGAGATAGCTCCATACCCTTTCCGACCCAA GTACAACCTTACAGACCTTGCAGAGAACCTTTG GTACGAAGACGAGCTTAGACGAGAAGGCTTTGGTTTGCCGACCAGACCAAAGCCGGAGAAAGAGCCCTGCGTCGTTCGAAAGATTACCTTCTGCGGTCAGAGGATTACCTTCTCTGACGAAGACTAA